A region of uncultured Desulfobacter sp. DNA encodes the following proteins:
- a CDS encoding branched-chain amino acid ABC transporter permease LivH (LivHMGF is the membrane component of the LIV-I/LS branched-chain amino acid transporter), whose translation MDFDFFLKLFLGGLTRGSIYALIALGYTMVYGIIELINFAHGEIYMIGAFTALIISTVLTMSGFPALAVTLIAGAAAVFYACCYGYTMEKIAYKPLRTAPRLSALISAIGMSLFLQNYVLLAQTSDFLPFPSLIPDFAFWEPYAHIMSAQELAIIVTTIIVMVGLTFLIKFTRIGKAMRATSQDKTMAMLLGVNVNRVISFTFIIGSGTAAIGGMLIASHIGQINFYMGFIAGIKAFVAAVLGGIGSIPGAVLGSLVLGWTESFFTGYISSDYEDVFAFLFLVLILIFRPSGILGRAETKKV comes from the coding sequence ATGGATTTTGATTTTTTTTTAAAGCTGTTCCTGGGCGGATTGACCCGGGGCAGTATCTATGCCCTGATAGCACTGGGGTACACCATGGTGTACGGCATTATTGAGCTGATTAACTTTGCCCATGGTGAAATCTATATGATTGGTGCGTTCACCGCACTTATCATCTCCACGGTTCTGACCATGTCTGGATTTCCGGCTCTGGCTGTAACGCTGATCGCAGGGGCTGCTGCTGTATTTTATGCCTGCTGCTACGGATACACCATGGAGAAAATCGCCTACAAACCGCTGCGGACCGCTCCGCGCCTGTCGGCACTGATCAGCGCCATCGGCATGTCCTTGTTTCTTCAAAATTATGTACTTCTTGCCCAGACATCGGATTTCCTGCCCTTTCCCAGCCTGATCCCGGATTTTGCATTCTGGGAACCCTATGCACATATCATGTCTGCCCAGGAGCTTGCCATCATTGTCACCACGATCATCGTCATGGTGGGACTGACCTTTCTGATCAAGTTTACCCGGATCGGCAAGGCCATGCGCGCCACATCCCAGGATAAAACCATGGCTATGCTGCTTGGGGTTAATGTCAATCGGGTCATCTCCTTCACCTTTATTATCGGATCGGGCACGGCTGCGATAGGCGGCATGCTCATAGCCTCGCACATCGGCCAGATTAATTTTTACATGGGATTCATTGCCGGCATTAAGGCCTTTGTGGCAGCGGTGCTGGGCGGCATCGGCAGCATCCCCGGCGCCGTGTTGGGCTCCCTTGTTTTAGGATGGACTGAAAGTTTTTTCACCGGTTATATCTCCAGTGATTATGAAGATGTGTTTGCCTTTTTATTTCTGGTTCTGATTCTGATTTTCAGGCCTTCCGGAATTCTGGGGCGTGCTGAAACCAAAAAAGTGTAA
- a CDS encoding ABC transporter ATP-binding protein, whose translation MDKPILEVKNLTMDFGGLRAINNLDLSVNQGEIAALIGPNGAGKTTFFNCITGIYTPTGGNIFIRPNGDDAAKERINGLKPNLVTRKGLARTFQNIRLFASMTVLENVMIGCYPVTKAGILGAIFRNPATRAEEQFIVDKSYDILKKIGIEKYVDELALNLPYGAQRRLEIARAMATDPFLLLLDEPAAGMNPQETLALNQLILQLRDQEHIAILLIEHDMKLVMSLSENIFVVDYGKKIGEGTPDQILNNPVVIKAYLGEEIDA comes from the coding sequence ATGGACAAACCCATTTTGGAAGTTAAAAACCTGACCATGGATTTCGGCGGCCTTCGGGCCATCAACAATCTGGATCTGAGCGTTAACCAGGGTGAGATTGCCGCGCTGATCGGCCCTAACGGTGCAGGAAAGACCACTTTTTTCAACTGTATTACAGGGATTTACACCCCCACCGGAGGGAATATCTTCATCCGCCCCAACGGGGATGATGCCGCAAAGGAACGTATCAACGGCCTTAAACCGAATCTTGTGACCCGCAAGGGTCTTGCCCGGACATTTCAAAATATCCGGCTGTTTGCATCCATGACGGTTCTGGAAAATGTAATGATCGGATGCTACCCCGTTACAAAGGCCGGCATCCTTGGCGCCATTTTCCGAAACCCCGCCACCCGGGCCGAAGAGCAGTTTATCGTGGATAAAAGCTATGATATCTTAAAAAAAATCGGCATAGAAAAGTACGTGGATGAGCTGGCACTGAACCTGCCGTATGGTGCCCAGAGGCGTCTGGAAATTGCCCGGGCCATGGCCACAGACCCGTTCCTGCTTCTTCTGGACGAACCTGCAGCCGGCATGAACCCCCAAGAGACCCTGGCTCTGAACCAATTGATTTTGCAGTTAAGAGACCAAGAGCACATTGCCATCCTCTTAATCGAGCACGACATGAAACTTGTCATGTCCCTGTCAGAAAACATCTTTGTTGTGGATTACGGTAAGAAAATCGGTGAGGGCACCCCGGACCAGATACTGAACAATCCGGTGGTGATCAAGGCTTACCTGGGGGAAGAGATCGATGCTTAA
- a CDS encoding branched-chain amino acid ABC transporter substrate-binding protein, translating into MKKLLVAMGCLLAVCLIFSCGKKEEEQKIKLGVAGAHSGDLASYGLPSVNAAKLVVKKINANGGVLGHQVELLIEDDACKPEVAGNTATKLVSDGVDVVMGHICSGATKAALGIYKEAKIVTMSPSATNPDLTLSGDYPNFFRTIPHDAKQAQLQVEFATKTLNVKNVVILHDKGDYGKGQAELAKKYFEEAGVNVLLFEGVTPGAVDYSAIVTKVEKEQPDLVVWGGYHPEASKIVTLMRKQRMDTLFMGADGVKDDTFIQVAGEYSEGVYATGPMDISGNPMAKMAKEEHQKEFGSEPGAFFDAAYAATQALLNAIEKAGSTDYDKVVQALRTEYVETPLGKIRFDENGDATGIGFSVYKVTNGQFVEEK; encoded by the coding sequence ATGAAAAAACTATTAGTTGCAATGGGTTGTCTATTGGCTGTCTGTTTAATATTTTCCTGCGGAAAGAAAGAAGAAGAGCAGAAAATTAAACTGGGCGTTGCCGGTGCACATTCAGGAGACCTTGCATCCTATGGTCTTCCGTCAGTGAATGCTGCCAAGCTGGTGGTCAAAAAAATAAACGCCAACGGTGGTGTTTTAGGACACCAGGTGGAACTACTGATTGAAGACGATGCCTGCAAACCCGAAGTGGCCGGCAATACTGCAACCAAACTGGTTTCAGACGGCGTGGATGTGGTCATGGGTCATATCTGTTCCGGGGCAACCAAGGCGGCCCTGGGCATTTACAAGGAAGCCAAAATCGTCACCATGTCCCCTTCCGCCACCAACCCGGATCTGACCTTGTCCGGTGATTATCCCAACTTTTTCAGAACCATCCCCCATGACGCCAAACAGGCCCAGCTCCAGGTTGAATTTGCCACAAAGACCCTTAATGTTAAAAATGTCGTTATTCTGCATGACAAAGGAGATTACGGCAAGGGCCAGGCGGAACTTGCAAAAAAATACTTTGAGGAAGCCGGTGTAAATGTTCTGCTGTTTGAAGGCGTTACCCCGGGTGCCGTGGACTATTCCGCCATTGTTACCAAGGTGGAAAAAGAGCAGCCGGACCTGGTTGTATGGGGTGGCTACCATCCGGAAGCATCCAAGATCGTCACACTGATGAGAAAACAAAGAATGGATACCCTTTTCATGGGTGCTGACGGTGTAAAGGACGATACATTTATACAAGTTGCCGGCGAGTATTCCGAAGGCGTCTATGCCACAGGTCCCATGGACATTTCCGGCAACCCCATGGCCAAAATGGCCAAGGAAGAGCACCAGAAAGAATTCGGTTCTGAGCCTGGCGCATTCTTTGACGCCGCATATGCGGCCACCCAGGCCCTGCTCAACGCCATTGAAAAAGCCGGTTCCACTGACTATGACAAGGTGGTTCAAGCCCTGAGAACCGAATATGTTGAGACCCCTTTGGGAAAAATCCGGTTTGATGAAAATGGTGACGCCACCGGTATCGGGTTTTCCGTGTACAAAGTGACCAATGGTCAGTTTGTTGAAGAGAAATAA
- a CDS encoding TIGR00730 family Rossman fold protein — protein MKKICVYCGSSDGARPEYAKAAEALGCAMLEKNIDLVYGGASVGLMGTVADTVLNGGGKVTGIIPKHLVNREISHQGLTELVVVDSMHERKSMMADLSDGFIALPGGIGTMEELFEVMTWSQLGFHKKPYGLLNVVGYYDHLNAFMQYGVNQGFIRSATHGKLIIKEDPGDLLDLFVAG, from the coding sequence ATGAAAAAAATATGCGTTTACTGCGGTTCAAGTGACGGGGCCCGCCCCGAATACGCAAAGGCCGCAGAAGCTCTTGGGTGTGCCATGCTGGAAAAAAATATTGATCTGGTTTATGGCGGAGCCAGTGTCGGACTCATGGGCACTGTGGCTGATACCGTTCTTAACGGAGGCGGAAAAGTTACGGGCATTATCCCCAAACACCTGGTAAACCGTGAGATCAGTCACCAGGGATTGACCGAACTTGTGGTTGTGGATTCAATGCATGAAAGAAAATCCATGATGGCCGATCTGTCGGACGGATTCATTGCGCTGCCCGGCGGTATCGGAACCATGGAGGAACTTTTTGAAGTGATGACCTGGTCCCAGCTCGGATTCCATAAAAAGCCATATGGATTGCTCAATGTCGTGGGGTATTATGATCATCTCAATGCGTTTATGCAGTATGGCGTCAACCAGGGGTTCATCCGGAGTGCGACTCATGGAAAACTCATCATTAAAGAGGATCCCGGAGACCTGCTGGATTTGTTTGTGGCAGGCTGA
- a CDS encoding aminopeptidase P family protein, whose product MKLLKTQDKLCALRKKMDTAGVTAVIIPNADPHQSEYLAGYWQILKWLTGFSGSAGTAVVTKNQAGMWTDFRYWIQAGAQLDGVQLFRQGDTGVPSFDKWLTDTLSVNDRIALDGKIVSASQAGSLKEKFMQKGIVVDTTMDLISDLWQDRPPMPRTPAFELDSIYAGETRKEKISRIRKKMADYNTDCHVLAALDDIAWTFNLRGQDIHTNPVNMAFSLITMDKINLFIDPAKVNTPLRTALEADGVALFDYNFFYETIQKLDKKSRVLLDTEKVSDFIYQAVKKRSDITEAPNPSAMLKCLKNEVEISHIRDTAVKDGRAVVNFLHWLCTSDTPKTEISAAQQLLNFRKEQNAFLHPSFDSIMAFKEHSAICHYSADPDTDLPLSPDAMFLTDSGGNYLTGTTDITRTVHLGTPSSQEIRDYTLVLKAHIAVATALFPSTARGYQIDAMARRHLWQQGLDFGHGTGHGVGFFLCVHEGPARLSSLPVDIALRPGMLLTNEPGLYREGQYGIRLENMVLVVKERETQFGSFLKFENMTLCHFERDLVDKTMLGAEEISWVNEYHQMVYDRLSPGLAEPVREWLGSRTRPL is encoded by the coding sequence ATGAAGCTACTGAAGACACAGGATAAACTTTGCGCTCTGCGCAAAAAAATGGATACAGCCGGGGTCACGGCCGTGATTATTCCCAATGCCGACCCCCATCAAAGCGAATACCTGGCAGGCTACTGGCAGATCCTGAAATGGCTGACCGGATTTTCAGGCTCCGCCGGTACAGCCGTGGTCACAAAAAACCAGGCTGGGATGTGGACCGATTTCAGGTACTGGATCCAGGCCGGAGCCCAACTGGATGGGGTTCAGCTTTTCAGGCAGGGAGATACCGGGGTCCCGTCCTTTGACAAATGGCTGACCGATACGCTGTCGGTCAATGACCGTATTGCCCTGGATGGTAAAATTGTATCCGCGTCACAGGCCGGAAGCCTGAAAGAAAAATTTATGCAAAAGGGCATTGTCGTGGACACCACCATGGACCTGATTTCAGATCTGTGGCAGGATCGGCCGCCCATGCCCCGGACTCCTGCATTTGAACTGGATAGTATCTATGCCGGTGAAACCCGGAAAGAGAAAATTTCCCGCATACGCAAAAAAATGGCGGATTACAATACGGACTGCCATGTCCTGGCTGCATTGGATGACATTGCCTGGACCTTTAATCTGAGGGGGCAGGATATTCACACCAATCCTGTGAATATGGCCTTTTCCCTGATTACCATGGATAAAATCAACCTGTTCATAGATCCAGCCAAGGTCAATACACCACTTAGGACAGCCCTTGAGGCGGACGGTGTTGCATTGTTTGACTACAACTTTTTTTACGAAACAATTCAAAAGCTGGATAAAAAATCCAGGGTTCTGCTGGATACGGAAAAGGTTTCAGACTTTATTTACCAGGCCGTAAAGAAGAGATCGGATATCACTGAGGCGCCAAACCCAAGCGCTATGCTGAAATGCCTGAAAAATGAAGTTGAAATTTCCCATATCCGTGATACGGCAGTCAAAGACGGACGGGCCGTGGTCAATTTTCTGCACTGGCTTTGCACAAGCGATACGCCCAAAACTGAAATCTCTGCCGCACAACAGCTTTTAAACTTTCGTAAAGAACAGAACGCCTTTCTTCACCCCTCATTTGATTCCATTATGGCGTTTAAAGAGCATTCAGCCATCTGCCATTACAGTGCCGATCCTGATACGGATCTTCCCTTAAGTCCTGATGCCATGTTCCTGACCGATTCCGGGGGCAACTACCTGACGGGCACCACGGACATTACGCGCACCGTTCATTTAGGTACGCCGTCAAGCCAGGAAATCCGCGATTATACCCTGGTTCTCAAAGCCCACATTGCCGTAGCAACGGCACTCTTTCCCAGCACTGCCAGGGGATACCAGATCGATGCCATGGCCCGGCGTCACTTATGGCAGCAGGGTCTTGATTTTGGCCACGGCACAGGCCACGGGGTGGGTTTCTTCCTTTGTGTGCATGAAGGTCCGGCCCGCTTAAGTTCACTTCCCGTGGATATCGCGCTTCGGCCCGGCATGCTTTTAACCAACGAACCCGGTCTTTACCGGGAAGGTCAATACGGGATCAGGCTGGAAAATATGGTGCTGGTGGTCAAGGAGAGGGAAACGCAATTCGGCAGTTTTTTAAAATTTGAGAACATGACTCTCTGCCATTTTGAACGTGATCTTGTGGATAAAACCATGCTGGGTGCCGAGGAGATCTCCTGGGTCAATGAGTATCACCAGATGGTGTATGACCGGCTTTCACCGGGGCTGGCTGAACCGGTCCGGGAATGGCTTGGAAGCAGAACCCGCCCCCTTTGA
- a CDS encoding VOC family protein: MGFTIDHFNINVLNLEKSLVFYEKALGLTELRRNTATDGSYVIVYLTDNQSSTKLELTWLKDRDTPYDLGDEEFHIAFKTDDFDAAHALHERMGCICYENEAMGIYFINDPDGYWLEVIPAG; the protein is encoded by the coding sequence ATGGGATTTACAATTGATCATTTTAATATCAACGTTTTGAATTTGGAAAAAAGTCTGGTTTTTTATGAAAAAGCGTTGGGTCTTACAGAGCTCAGAAGAAATACAGCCACAGACGGTTCCTATGTTATTGTCTATTTAACGGATAATCAGTCATCCACCAAGTTGGAACTGACCTGGCTCAAAGACAGGGATACGCCTTACGATCTTGGCGATGAAGAGTTTCACATTGCATTTAAAACAGATGATTTTGACGCGGCCCATGCCCTGCATGAGAGGATGGGGTGTATTTGCTATGAAAATGAAGCGATGGGCATCTATTTTATTAATGATCCGGATGGGTACTGGCTTGAGGTGATTCCCGCAGGATAG
- a CDS encoding sigma-54 dependent transcriptional regulator, with translation MITAFGSVDTAVSVMKLGADDFIEKPVDLKELLDRIRRIEQQVIIEEEAAEIALCLDNTPLPLRIIGDGPAMKKVLSLVRRIAPTEWTALIHGETGCGKELIARLIHLLSPRQNQPFIEVNCAAIPENLFESELFGHEKGAFTGASGQRKGRFELADKGVLFLDEIGELSMTVQAKLLRALQEKRIQRVGGNKLISADVRVLAATNRDLKQMVLEGRFREDLFYRINVLDVELPPLRHRREDIPELAKFFIQRYSPREMWFDADALATLLKYNFPGNVRELEHMIQRMTTLSRGPVLRTADLPVEVRFHKAADAGGSLSERLDAVEREMVVSALEKHQGIQTQAAASLGISERVLRYKMKKHGLQNPVR, from the coding sequence ATGATCACGGCGTTTGGTTCGGTGGACACCGCCGTCAGCGTGATGAAACTGGGAGCTGACGATTTTATTGAAAAGCCAGTGGATCTTAAAGAGTTACTGGACCGCATACGGCGCATTGAACAGCAGGTGATCATTGAAGAAGAAGCTGCAGAGATTGCACTATGCCTTGACAACACGCCCTTGCCCCTTCGCATCATCGGGGATGGTCCGGCCATGAAAAAAGTGCTGTCACTGGTCCGGCGCATCGCCCCCACCGAATGGACCGCCCTGATCCACGGAGAAACCGGCTGCGGAAAGGAGTTGATCGCCCGGCTCATTCATCTTCTCAGCCCACGGCAAAATCAGCCCTTCATCGAAGTCAACTGCGCAGCCATCCCTGAAAACCTGTTTGAATCAGAGTTGTTCGGCCATGAAAAAGGCGCGTTCACAGGCGCATCCGGTCAACGGAAAGGCCGGTTTGAACTGGCTGACAAGGGCGTGCTGTTTTTGGATGAAATCGGTGAGCTTTCCATGACTGTTCAGGCTAAACTGCTCCGGGCTCTTCAGGAAAAAAGAATTCAGAGGGTGGGCGGAAACAAGCTGATTTCTGCTGATGTCCGGGTGCTGGCGGCCACCAACCGGGATCTCAAACAGATGGTGCTGGAAGGACGGTTCCGGGAAGATCTGTTTTACCGAATTAATGTGCTGGATGTCGAACTGCCGCCCTTGCGCCACCGGCGGGAGGATATACCGGAACTGGCCAAATTTTTTATCCAGCGCTACAGCCCCAGAGAAATGTGGTTTGATGCAGATGCGCTGGCCACACTTCTTAAATATAACTTTCCCGGAAATGTCCGGGAATTGGAGCATATGATTCAGCGGATGACAACTTTGTCCCGGGGACCTGTGCTCCGGACAGCCGACCTGCCTGTGGAGGTACGTTTTCATAAGGCAGCGGATGCCGGGGGCAGTCTGTCGGAGAGGCTGGATGCTGTTGAACGGGAGATGGTCGTGTCCGCTCTGGAAAAACACCAGGGGATTCAAACCCAGGCAGCCGCATCACTGGGCATCAGCGAGCGGGTGCTGCGGTATAAAATGAAAAAACACGGCCTTCAAAATCCGGTCAGATGA
- a CDS encoding branched-chain amino acid ABC transporter permease — protein sequence MNLLQELRQSIMAAVWFMFLTFPIMVIRVNTVTKTIEWRWWNMAFVGIAFFFLSALWRYMLKRKDKNTGRTARGKKISVIRNLLAEKRFFVPAIILLTIFTLGFPHLFSMYQTNIMISALIYVMLGLGLNIVVGLAGLLDLGYVAFFAVGAYAYALLNLHFGMTFWMVLPIGGLLGAILGIILGYPVLRLRGDYLAIVTLGFGEIIRLVLENWNEFSKGPSGIANIPKPNLFGLDLTLQQHSIYLYYIIVGLVIFTIFVINRLQDSRIGRAWIALKDDEIACQAMGIDKAGTKLRAFMLGATWAGMAGVVFAAKTTFVNPASFTIWESVIILCTVVLGGMGSIAGVISGALMLILLPEYLRAVSEYRMIVFGAVLVLMMVFKPGGLIENVRKTYHYKEHQHTAEQ from the coding sequence ATGAACCTTTTACAAGAACTCAGACAATCCATCATGGCAGCGGTCTGGTTTATGTTTTTAACCTTTCCCATCATGGTGATCAGGGTCAATACCGTGACCAAAACCATTGAATGGCGCTGGTGGAATATGGCCTTTGTGGGCATTGCCTTTTTTTTCCTGTCCGCCCTGTGGCGATATATGCTCAAACGCAAAGACAAAAACACGGGGAGAACGGCCCGGGGGAAAAAAATATCCGTGATCAGGAATCTTCTGGCAGAGAAACGTTTTTTTGTCCCCGCCATAATCCTGCTGACAATATTCACGCTGGGGTTTCCCCATCTTTTTTCCATGTACCAGACCAACATCATGATTTCAGCATTGATTTATGTGATGCTGGGGCTGGGACTTAACATCGTTGTCGGCCTGGCAGGCCTTCTGGACCTGGGGTATGTGGCCTTCTTTGCCGTGGGCGCCTACGCCTATGCCCTGTTAAATCTTCATTTCGGCATGACCTTTTGGATGGTTCTGCCTATAGGCGGCCTTTTGGGGGCCATTCTGGGCATCATCCTGGGGTACCCCGTGCTTCGCTTAAGAGGTGACTATCTGGCCATTGTCACTCTGGGCTTTGGTGAAATTATCCGGCTTGTGCTTGAAAACTGGAATGAATTTTCCAAGGGCCCCAGCGGCATTGCCAACATCCCCAAACCAAATCTGTTCGGGCTTGATCTGACACTTCAGCAGCACTCAATCTACCTGTATTATATTATCGTTGGCCTTGTTATTTTCACCATCTTTGTGATCAACCGTCTCCAGGACTCCCGGATCGGACGGGCCTGGATCGCCCTGAAAGACGATGAAATCGCCTGCCAGGCCATGGGCATTGACAAGGCCGGCACCAAACTTCGGGCCTTTATGCTGGGCGCCACCTGGGCCGGCATGGCCGGTGTGGTTTTTGCCGCCAAGACCACATTTGTGAATCCGGCCAGTTTCACCATCTGGGAATCGGTTATTATTCTGTGTACCGTTGTACTGGGGGGCATGGGCTCCATTGCCGGTGTCATTTCAGGCGCTTTGATGCTGATTCTTCTGCCTGAATATCTTCGGGCCGTTTCTGAATACCGTATGATTGTCTTCGGCGCCGTTCTGGTGCTGATGATGGTGTTCAAGCCCGGGGGACTCATTGAAAATGTCAGAAAAACATACCACTACAAAGAACACCAACATACCGCAGAGCAATAG
- a CDS encoding ABC transporter ATP-binding protein has protein sequence MLKIRNVQTHYGNIQALKNISMDVEKGEIITLIGANGAGKSTTLMTMCGVVPATSGTIEFEGRDITGMPADQIAALGISQVPEGRRIFPYLTVMENLDMGTFLRNDKNQIKQDLKNVFELFPILSDRRNQQGGTLSGGEQQMLAISRAIMSKPKLLLLDEPSLGLAPIITKQIFNIIKKINQEYKTTIFLVEQNANLALKIADRGYVMETGTITMTGTGEKLLANEAVKQAYLGM, from the coding sequence ATGCTTAAGATCAGAAATGTACAAACCCATTACGGCAATATTCAAGCCTTAAAAAATATCAGCATGGATGTTGAAAAAGGCGAAATTATTACCCTGATCGGAGCCAACGGTGCCGGCAAATCCACAACGCTCATGACAATGTGCGGGGTGGTGCCTGCCACCAGCGGCACCATTGAATTTGAAGGCCGTGATATCACAGGAATGCCTGCCGACCAGATCGCGGCGTTGGGTATCAGCCAGGTTCCGGAAGGCCGCAGGATTTTTCCCTATCTGACGGTCATGGAAAATCTGGACATGGGCACCTTTCTAAGAAATGACAAAAACCAGATCAAGCAGGACTTGAAAAATGTATTTGAACTGTTTCCCATTCTGTCAGATCGACGGAACCAGCAGGGCGGAACCCTGAGCGGCGGAGAACAACAGATGCTTGCCATTTCCCGGGCCATCATGAGCAAACCCAAACTGCTGCTTCTCGATGAACCGTCCCTGGGGCTTGCTCCCATTATCACCAAACAGATTTTCAATATTATAAAAAAAATCAACCAGGAGTATAAAACCACCATATTCCTGGTTGAACAAAATGCCAACCTGGCTTTGAAGATAGCGGACCGGGGATATGTCATGGAGACCGGTACCATCACCATGACCGGCACAGGAGAAAAACTTCTGGCCAATGAAGCAGTTAAACAAGCCTATCTGGGGATGTGA
- a CDS encoding peptidoglycan recognition family protein, producing the protein MLVATLVLAVMLLIPAPARAAHTYSESDLVRFQNRIVDYRNRINPQFEKKIRSRTKLIIVHTSELGLKSTLRVVSRGKCFENGRTTPGGHANYVIARNGTVYRILDKKYRADHAGLSMWNNESNVSDISVGIEFVGYHYAPLTDSQYRSAERLLFILKNFYNLQDKDILTHSQIAYGKPNPWFMKNHRGRKRCAKNFDRTRAGLGPSWPYDPDVRAGRLMQDPMLAQVFYSGPGTVVYTGKKIPEELESNIISQKNSAWSIAGEDYEAPTTIYVLPGGKTLAGDSVALKLGWDHLPVGTKVLLNQETVQKVSEQAKLIIKTISDQMTAWSHAGLAYHSPSTIYFLPSGRVLPGSAISDWDDLPMGTRLVVGYKGPFTLTKNNTAYGIAGSKFKASGTIYHVPGQGPLPGNRITDFNDLPVGTGIYLPIAGYSH; encoded by the coding sequence ATGCTGGTTGCTACCCTGGTACTGGCTGTCATGCTGCTGATCCCGGCTCCGGCCCGGGCCGCACATACTTATTCCGAATCAGACCTTGTCCGTTTCCAGAACCGCATTGTGGACTACCGTAACCGGATTAATCCGCAGTTTGAAAAAAAGATACGCAGCCGCACAAAGCTTATCATTGTGCATACTTCAGAGCTTGGCCTTAAAAGCACCTTGCGGGTGGTTTCCAGGGGAAAATGTTTTGAAAACGGCCGCACCACCCCCGGCGGACATGCCAATTACGTTATTGCTAGAAACGGAACTGTTTACCGGATTCTGGATAAAAAATACCGGGCTGACCATGCCGGCCTGTCTATGTGGAACAATGAATCCAATGTCAGCGACATTTCCGTGGGCATTGAATTTGTAGGCTACCATTATGCACCCCTGACCGACAGTCAGTACAGGTCTGCAGAACGGTTGCTGTTTATTCTTAAAAATTTTTACAATTTACAGGACAAGGACATCCTGACCCACAGCCAGATTGCATACGGCAAACCCAACCCGTGGTTTATGAAAAACCACAGGGGACGTAAACGGTGCGCAAAAAATTTTGACAGAACCCGGGCCGGCCTTGGCCCCTCCTGGCCATACGATCCCGATGTGCGTGCGGGACGCCTGATGCAGGACCCCATGCTGGCCCAAGTTTTTTATAGTGGCCCCGGTACTGTTGTGTATACCGGGAAAAAGATCCCCGAAGAGCTTGAATCCAATATCATCTCACAGAAGAACTCAGCCTGGTCCATTGCCGGCGAAGATTATGAAGCCCCCACCACAATCTATGTCCTGCCCGGTGGTAAAACCCTGGCCGGCGACAGTGTGGCTTTAAAGTTAGGATGGGACCACCTGCCTGTGGGCACAAAGGTGTTGCTTAACCAGGAAACAGTACAAAAGGTAAGCGAGCAGGCTAAACTCATTATAAAAACCATATCCGATCAGATGACCGCCTGGTCCCATGCTGGCCTTGCGTATCATTCCCCCAGCACCATATATTTTCTTCCATCGGGCCGGGTTTTACCCGGTTCCGCCATCTCGGACTGGGATGACCTGCCCATGGGCACCCGCCTGGTGGTGGGATATAAAGGCCCTTTTACCCTTACAAAGAATAATACCGCCTATGGGATAGCCGGTTCAAAATTTAAAGCCTCCGGCACCATTTACCATGTTCCGGGACAGGGCCCGCTTCCGGGCAACAGGATAACCGATTTCAACGATCTGCCGGTGGGAACTGGTATCTATCTTCCCATTGCCGGCTATTCACATTGA